Within the Wolbachia pipientis genome, the region AATTCTATTGTATATATGCAAGAAACTTTTGCATTAGAAAATTTTTTTGTTGCTAATCACACTAAAATTAGACTGTCTTTTTTGCTTTGTGTAACACACTTTGAACCTTGTTTCCTAATTCATTCAGAGTGAATGGTTTTGGCAAAAAGTGAAAATCTTCTATATTGATGTCATCACTCTTTAAAAAAGCATCTTCTGCATACCCAGAAATAAAAATAACGTTGATATTTGGCCTATGGATCAATGCTTCTTTAACTATTTCTGGACCACTCACCTCTGGCATGATTACATCAGTGATTATTAGATCTATGTGTTGATTTTTTTTACTGATTATTTCTAGCGCCTCGCTGCCTATGCTCGCTTCTATTACATCAAATCCTTTTCTTTTGAGTGCTTTAGAGATGAATTCCCTTACTGAATTTTCATCTTCAATCAATAAAATTATACCATTACCTTTAATTTCACTTACTACCGGTCTTTCTCTTTCTTCACTATCTTCCTCTATCAGATTTTCATCTGATATGTAAACCATGGGCAAAAATATGCTAAATTTAGTTCCATGATTTACTTTGCTAGCAACATAGATGTATCCTTCAGTTTGTTTAATAATGCCATATACAGTAGAGAGGCCAAGACCTGTACCGGAGGTAATATCTTTGGTAGAAAAAAATGGGTCAAATGCCTTTTCAATTGTATCACTTGTCATTCCACATCCAGTATCAATTACTTCAATCACAACATAATTTCCATGTTCGATCGTTTCCTTATCTGGAGAAAACATGTCCTGAGATGTAGAATTTAATGAGTCAATCTTTTGATTAAAGGTTCGTATAGTTAATTCTCCGCCCTTTTCCATGGCAGCACTAGCATTGACTGCTAAGTTAAGTATAACTTGCTCTAATTGCCCTTGATCAGCCCTAACAGCACCCAAGTCTCTACCATAATAAATATTAAACTTTATATTTTCACCTATTAATCTTTTTATCATTTCATAAAGATTAGCTATAGTACTATTTACATCAATAATTTTTGGCTGCAAGGTCTGTCTTCTTGAAAAAGCAAGCAATTGTCTTACTAAATTTGATCCACGCTTTGCATTTTGCTGTATCTGTATTATATCTCCAAAAGATGGATCACCAGCTGAATGTTGGAGTAAAAGCAAATCGCAAAATCCTATTATCCCAGTCAATATATTGTTGAAATCATGCGCAATACCACCTGCTAACTGCCCTATAGCTTGCATCTTTTGATAATGCTCAAGCTTTATCTCTAGGTTTTTGTGTTCAGTATTGTCAATAAAATAACAAAGTATGAAGATCATTTTATTATGAAGAAACTTATTAAAATATATTTTTATGTTATTATCGCCGTTGAGCTGTACATCAAAGGACGCATTATTTATTCTATTACTCGAAAAATATTCACGTATTTTCACATGATAACTATCTAATATCAATGTAAAGATTGAATTATTATCTGACCCTGCAAGCTTTATTAGTGCCGTATTTTTCTTTACAAAGTTGCCGTTTATGTCACATTGTGCAATAGCAATTGATGAATTTGCAAAACAAGGGTGTAATTGATAATCAACAATATTTGATTCGGTTGGTGTTATAAAGCCATATATATAGCTATGGTTGTATTTATCACAAAATATAGCAGTGCTCATATAAGCCTTGAATGGAATACCACTTATAGTAAAAAACAAAATTTCATTATCGGTTGTTGTATTGTTATATTTAGATTGAGATATAAAATCACTGATTGAGCTACCTTTTTCCAGTTTTTTCAGTTCAAATATATCTAAAAATCTTTTATTTACAGATAAAATCACCCCTTTGGCATTTGCAATGTAAGTTCCTATACTGTGTTTTTCTATTAACTCTTCATATATCTGCTCCTTGTTTATCTGTGTTGCTTTTAACACAAAATACCCATCTGGCCTTGCTATTGGCACTAATAATAAATTTAAAATCTTATTACTATTTATAGCAATTTGGGGATTATCTGGTATCGGCTCAAAGAGCAAAAGAAAGTTAGATACTCTATTCTTCTTGTTTAAGGAAATGCATACTTGTACAGAAGAGTTATTTTTTAGTGCATGATAGAGTACTTTTTTGTCTTCTTCTGAAACATCTCCTATTTCAAAAATCTTGCCTAACGTAATGTCATCATCTATATGATCTTTAAACCTTTCGTAGAACCTTGCATCAGCATAAATAATACCCTCATCTCTATGTAAAATAAGGCAAAATTCTGTATTATGATTTAGTGCATTTGCAAATATTGCATTTTGAAATTCTATAGTATTAAGTAGGTGTCTGTAGCGTTTTACATTATATATCATAAAGAGAGTTGTTAGAATGCCAACTAATAAATTAATCTCTATATTAATATGCTGACTATATATATCAAAAAAGTAGAGTATCGATATTGCTACTGGAGGTAAGAGCATAATAACTGCCATCACAACAATTGACATTCCATAATTTCTTAGTATGAAGTCAACCCTGTTCTCTTTTTTGTTATCTATGTATCTTTTACTCATTATTGTTACTTGGCATCGTTGTACATACGAAAATGTTTTATTATATTGATTTAATTATTATAGATTTATTAACGTCTTTGATAGATAATTATCATCCAAATCTAATTAAGTTCCTTAAATATCAGATATAACAATGTTAATAAGCTAGCGAGGGGATATTATGGAAAAACAAAGAACACAAGCATTTGAGTGGTTCTGTGCACTAAGAGATAAGATCATAGAATCTTTCTTATTAATTGAAAAACAATCATCCGCAGAGCCAAAGATCGAAAAAAGAAAGTGGGATCGCCCAGGTGGTGGAGGTGGTGAATCTACAATTATTTTTGGCAATGTTTTTGAAAAAGTTGGAGTAAACGTTTCAAAAGTACACGGAAAATTTGCAGATTCAGCCATTAATGAAATTCCTGGTGCAAGTGAAAGTAACGGAGAGTTTTGGGCAAGCGGTATATCTTTGGTGTCTCATATGCAATCGCCCCTTATCCCTGCAGCACATATGAACACAAGGCTGATATATACTTCAAAACAATGGTTTGGTGGAGGGATGGATTTTACGCCAATATATAAAAATGAAGAAGATTGCAAGTATATCCATGAATCAATCAAAATGACATGTGATAGATTTGACACCGGATATTATCCAAAATTTAAAGAGCAATGTGACAACTATTTTTTCTTACAACACAGAAAAGAGCCGCGTGGCATTGGTGGTATTTTCTATGATAATCTGAGTTCTGGCAATTGGAGAAATGATTTTGAGTTCACAAAAGCAGTAGGTGAAGCCTTTTTGGAAATTTATTTGCACATCATACGTAAACATATACAAAAATCTTGGACAAAAGAACAACGAGAAAATCAATTAATAAAACGTGGCAGATATGTAGAATTCAATCTGTTATACGATCGTGGCACAAGGTTTGGCTTAATGACTGACGGCAATCCAGATGCAATTATGATGTCAATGCCACCACTTGTTAAGTGGTTATAGAGAGCTGCTATTAGCAGAAAATAAATCATCATAGTTTAAAGTTGTACCATGATAGTGAACTTTTATATAGGGGGTATAATAGATAATTTTTTAATTAAATCTGTCAAAAACAATGACATAAAAGGTGTTAAACTGACTCTAAGTCTCTACAATGCACTAAATAGTTTTAGAAAATTCTTTTCAAAGACTATGTTTTTCAAGAATACAGGATTATTTGATATAAATAATAATCAAGCTTTAAATCAGGCTTTAGGATATGCAGTAAAAAGTCTTGATTATGATGTAATGGAATTACTTATTAATGCTGGCGCCAACGTTAATGCAATAGGCATCAACAGTATAGGAAGTGTAATTTATAAATATGAGAGAGCGCTTGCTCATGAGAAAAGGGTTATGCACTATGATCTCAAAGACTATAAGGAAAAATGTTGTTTTATACTTGGTGAGTTAGTAATAAATGGTGCAATGCCTCGAAATGTTGAAGAAAAGGAAAAAATATTGAACATTTTCAAAGAAAGAGAAGGTTTTGATGAGTTTAAAGAAGTAGTGAAGCTGAAATTTGAGGCTAACTCGGTTGGTAACATGATACCACCTAAAAACCCCCTAGAACTTTTGAGTATGAGTCAAAGAGTACTGGCAATGGTAATTTTCTTTTAAAAGAGTCTATTTACGCTGAGGTGTATGACACTAAGGTTAGTAACTCATTAGGGGAGTTGAACGTATCAGAAAAATCTATTTATGCTGAAATATATGATTCACATAAAAAATCTACTGAAAATTCATCATTGGACGATAGTGGTTATTTGAGTATATCAGAAGAACCTATTTATTGCACTATAGATGATCTTTCAGAACAAAAAAGCCTGCTAGCCTAAAACAGAAAGAGCCAGAACAATTGTCAGAACCTATTTATGCTAGGGTAGATTTGTCCAAGAAAAGAGCAGAAAAGAAGGCAAAAGATGTAAAAGCCAATTCTGGAACTTACCATGGGTTAGTGCAGGATAAAGTGAATGATTGGCAAGAGCAAGTGAAGCTAAGTGCTAATAAGCCGATAGGTCAGCAACAGACTAATGATCAAAAAATTAAGACCAAGGCTGGCTTTAGTGTAGAAGAAATAAAGCAGAAATATGGGCGTAGAAATTCTGGCTACGATTCTGGCTATGATTCCGATACAAAAGTTGAACAACAATTAGAATTAGGATCTAAAACTCCTAAATCTGAAATAAATTCAGTGAATATTAAATATGGAATAGAGAAAGACGTTTGCGCCATAAAATAATTGACTTTATGTGCATAATCAATATAACTTGAGTTAATTCGCGTTGACTCTTTCGTCTAGTGGTTAGGACACCACCCTTTCACGGTGGTAACACGGGTTCAAATCCCGTAAGAGTCACTCAAGTAGAATATAATTAAAGTTTTGAATGGGAAAAATTAGGCTTTATTTTGAAGAAGCTTTATCACAAGGCGTGAGTTTAGCACTTAATCCACAACAAAGTCACTATATTTGCAATGTAATGCGGCTTAAGAAGTATGATAGTCTCTCTCTTTTTAATGGAAAGGATGGAGAATGGTTAGGAGAAGTAGTTAATATATCGCGTAAATTAACAAAAGTTACACTCAAAGAATGCACTAAACAACAGCAATATGAGGAAAATTTATACTTATATTGTGCCATGGTAAAAAGTGGTGCTTTAGGCAACATAGTAAGACAGGCAACTGAAATGGGAGTAACCTGCATTCAATTTATTTCAACGGAACGTACAGTAGTAAAAAACATTAACCTAAGTAGAGCAAAATTACAGGCAATCGAAGCTGTGGAACAATCCGGTAGGATGAGTATACCAGAGATTTTGCCTCCTATTAACTTTTGTGAGTTACCTGATTCCCAGAGTAAAAATTTTGTTTTATGTGATGAAACAGGTAAAGCTGATAAAGTGCTGAAAGGTAAGAAAAATGTTGCTATTATTGTTGGCCCTGAAGGTGGTTTTTCATCTTATGAACTTGATCTTGCCGATAAGTTTTGTCAAAAATTGAGTCTAGGAAAAAGAATTTTAAGGGTCGATACTGCTGTGGTTGCTGCACTAACTTTCACCAATTGGTGTAGCTAGATTTTTAAATATGGCTAAGGTTTGGGCCATAGAGAAATCTGATTCAGTGTTGCACGCGCTAACTGTACAAACTCTATAGGCCGCCTGCGAAGCAGTTTGCTACTAAAGAGGAGCTAATAAAAAACATATTCTAAAATAATATTAAATCTTATATTATATTTTTTCTAAAATAAACAAATGAATCTTGCATTTTGCCTGAGTTATTGATACTCTGAGTAAAGAAGTCGGGGCGTAGCGCAGCCTGGTAGCGCATTTGGTTTGGGACCAAAGGGTCGGGAGTTCAAATCTCTCCGCCCCGATGCTAGCAGAAGTTTTAACGCTTTTAATAGTTAGAGCTTTTAAAGGCATTTCGTTCATATTGCAGTTTAACGCTCAAGTTTATAAAATAATTGACAATGTTAATTTTCTAATTTATAAATAAATTTTGAAGTGATTACCGAAGGAGGTATAGAGTTTGATTGAAGTATCAGTCCATTATGGTGATGTAGACAGAGCTCTTCCAGTATTGAAAAAAACAATTCAAAAGGAAGGAAGAGGGTTGAAAATGAAAAAACAATATCATGAAAAAAAATCAGAAAAAAGAGCTAAAAAGAAAGCTGAAGCGAGAAAAAAGAGGCATCAGCAAGAATGCAGAAGGCAGCGTTACGGTTGGTAATTTTTTAATAGTTTATCATTGGTTGTTTTATGAATATTCACGAATATCAAGCAAAAGAGATTTTGCATAAATTTAATGTCCCGGTGCCAAAAGGTTTTGTCACTATGTCTGCAGAAGGAGTAAAGACTCAAGTAAGTCAATTAAAATCTGATGTGTTTGTGGTTAAAGCTCAAATTCATGCAGGTGGTAGGGGTAAAGCCGGTGGCGTAAAGCTAGCAAAGTCAGATGAAGAAACTCAACAGTTTGTAAAAGACATGATTGGTATGACTTTAGTTACTCATCAAACAGGGCCAAGCGGGCAGCAAGTAAGAAGAGTATACATTGAAGAAGGCTCAAGTATTAAGAAAGAGTATTACTTAAGCCTGGTAATTGACCCGAAGCTCAGTAGGCCAATATTCATATTTTCCTCAGAAGGTGGGATGGACATCGAAGAAGTGGCGAAAAATTCTCCCGCAAAAATTGTGAAATTTGATATTGATCTTGCTACAAGTTTTGATAGCAGCAAGTTAAGCAGCAGTTTTAATTTGAGTTCAGAACAAATAGAAAAAATAACAAATGTTGCAAAAAATATATATGATGCGTTTATTGCAACTGATGCGAGCCAAATTGAAATCAACCCACTAGTTGAAACAAATTCTGGAGATTTTATTGCACTCGATGCGAAAATCAATTTCGATGATAATGCTTTATATCGTCACCCAGAAGTTATGGAACTTCGTGATTATGATGAAGAAGTGAAAGAAGAGATAGAGGCTTCAAAGTATGGGCTCAGTTACATCAAAATGGATGGCAGTATTGGTTGCATGGTAAATGGTGCAGGTCTTGCTATGGCAACAATGGATATAATAAAATACTACGGAGCAGAGCCTGCTAACTTTTTGGATGTTGGTGGTGGAGCGAGTAAAGAAACTGTAACTGAAGCATTTAAAATCATATTGTCTGATAGCAACGTAAGAGGAATTTTGGTTAACATATTTGGTGGTATAATGCGTTGCGATATTATCGCAAGTGGAATTGTTGCTGCTGCAAAAGAAATGAGCATTAAAGTTCCTTTAGTGGTTAGGTTATCAGGTACTAATTTTGAGGAAGGAAAAAAAATCTTAGAAGAGTCAGGATTAAATATTATTGCTGCAGATGAACTGGGTGATGCTGCGCAAAAGATAGTAAAAGAGGTAAAATAAAGCATGTCCGTTTTAGTAAATAAAGATACAAGATTAATATGCCAGGGTTTTACTGGTGCACAAGGTACGTTTCATTCAGAGCAAGCTATTGACTACGGGACGAAAATGGTTGGCGGTGTAACTCCTGGAAAGGGTGGTAGCACTCACCTTAATTTACCGGTTTTTAATACTGTAGCAGAAGCTAGAGAAAAAACTGATGCGAATGCCACGGTAATATATGTACCTGCTAAATTTGCTGCTGCTGCAGTACTTGAAGCAATAGATGCAAAAATAGAATTGATAGTTTGTATTACAGAGGGCATTCCTATACTTGATATGGTGAAAGTTAAGCGCGCGCTTGTTGATTCAAAAAGTCGATTGGTTGGTCCCAACTGCCCGGGAATTATTACGCCTGAAGAGTGCAAAATAGGAATTATGCCTGGCCATATCCATAAGCGTGGACACATAGGAATTATGTCTCGCTCCGGAACTTTAACTTACGAGGCAGTAGCACAAACAACCGCTGTTGGTCTTGGTCAATCCACGTGTATCGGAATTGGGGGGGATCCAGTTCATGGTATGACATTTGTCGACTGTATGGAGCTCTTTTTAAAAGATGACGATACTCATGGTATTGTAGTTATTGGTGAAATAGGTGGAAACGAAGAAGAGGATGTATCACATTTTGTGAAAACAGAAAAAACTAAAAAGCCAATCGTTGGTTTTGTAGCAGGTCAAACAGCACCTCCAGGAAGACGTATGGGACACGCTGGAGCAATCATCTCTTCCAGTGGTGGAAGTGCTGGTGCAAAACTAGAAGTTATGCGGAGCGCCGGGATTGCAATTGCTGAAACCCCTGCAGTGATTGGTAAGAAGGTATTGGAAGTAATGCATTAGTGCCTAATCTAAAACGCAGCTGTACGAACGTTGTGATTTGAGGGGCAGTTTCTGCTAGAAAGGGTGTCACTCAAGTAGCTGACACTGGAATCTCAACACCTCTTCCTGTCATTCCAGTCTGAAATCTAAATTTCTTTTTTTCTAGGTCCCAGTGTCAAGCACCGGGATGACATCCTATGGACATCATGGGGACTACTGGGATGGTACGGTGGTAACAACTAAAGAAAAATATCAACTAGGTTTATAGTCTATCACTACTGTTTTTGCAATTTTATCATAAAAAGTCTGCTTGTGCTGGTCGAATATTGCAAACATTAAAACTGAGACTTGTACGATAAAAAGACATCCAGAAACATAGCCAGGAAGAGGATCATATAGAAAATTACAAATAGTCCAAATGCCGTCCTTAAAAAAGTATCTTATTGTTGCTTGCTTTAGGGTAACATTTGTAAATGTATGTGCATCTTTTATATATATGCCGCACAGTAATTTCCCTGGAGTGCCGCCAAGTCTTGTTGTCATTAGTATATTAAAAATTGTATATATTGGTAGTATCACTATAAAAACTATCATGTGGATAACTGTCTTGTAAGTATCGTCTGCATCATTGTATGATGTAGATGAATGATGTAGAAAATATAGAAAAAAGATTATAATAAAGGCTATTATTACCCATAAAACAATATCAATTACATATGCAAAAGCTCGCCTAAACATCCCTGCATAACTTACTTTAGTATCCATACTCTGCCCATGTTCTACTGTGACGTAACTAGTATAAAAATACGTTATTAAATAACCGTAAATTTGGATAATATTGACCCACTCTATTATTTGAATTAACATTAAATCATTTACAGTTAGGGAAGTTATGTCAACACCAATCACAGTTGCATATGGTGACGGTATCGGGCCGGAAATTATGGAAGCGGTGCTGTCGATATTGCGTGAAGCAGAAGCGAAGATCTCAATAGATATTATTGAAATAGGGGAGCGTGTTTATAGTAAGGAATGGTCTCACGGCATTTCTCCAAGTGGCTGGGAGTCTATTGAAAGGACAAAGATATTACTCAAATCTCCGACAACAACTCCTCAAGGTAAAGGCCACAAAAGCTTGAACGTTGCACTCAGAAAAAATCTAGGGTTATATGCAAACATCAGGCCGTGTATTTCATATCATCCTGTCATAGAAAATAAATTTGATAAGTTTGATATTGTAGTAATACGTGAAAATGAAGAGGACGTTTACACCGGAATAGAGCATAGGCTCACTGGTGATTCTTACCAATGCACTAAAATTATTACTAGATCTGGCTCAGAGAAGATATGCAGGTATGCTTTTGAATACGCGAAAAAACACAACAGAAAAAAAGTAACTTGCCTAACTAAAGATAACATAATGAAGATGACCGACGGCGCTTTTCATGCAGCGTTTGATCGTATTGCAAAAGAATATCCGGATATAAAGGCGGAACATTATATAGTTGATATTGGAATGGCACGTGTTGCCACAGAACCCGAGAATTTCGATGTTATAGTAACTGAAAATCTATATGGCGACATATTATCAGACATAGTGGCACAAACCTCAGGTTCTGTAGGGCTTGCAGGAAGTAGCAATATAGGTAATGAATATGCGATGTTTGAAGCAGTGCACGGTTCTGCTCCTGATATTGCAGGAAAAAACATGGCTAATCCTTCAGGGCTTTTAAATGCTGCAGTGCATATGCTAATTTACATGGGTCAAGTAGATACTGCAAAACTAATTTACGATGCGTGGCTGAAGACTTTGGAGGATGGAATACACACTGCCGATTTATATAAGAAGAAAAGGAGTAAGCAGAAAGTTGGTACCAAAGAATTTGCAAAAGCTGTTATAGATAATCTAGGGAAAAAACCCACAACGTTATCTGAGCTTATAATTGACAGTGGTGCAAGTAGCAAAATGAGTGAAATGCAAAATAGCTACGAACAGGACTACAAAGTTAGAAAGCTGGTTGGTAGTGATATAACGCTTGCTTGGAACAAATCCAACAATTTTGATCAAATGGTAGGATTATTTGAACCGAGTAATCCGCAAATGATAGCAATATACTCAAAAGGACTTGCAATTTGGCCAGGAGGCTTAAAATCTTCAAGTGACCAAATAACCTGCAGGTTCATTGCAAATAATAAAATTACAAATAGTGATGTGAATAACTTGCTAATCAAATTTGAGGAACACAATTTTGATGTGGTGAGAATGGATAAGTTGTATTTATATGATGGAAAGGAGGGGTTCTTCGTTTAAATATTTAAAAGAGGTGTGATAAGTAAAATGGACTCAAAAAAAGTAGAATTGATATTTGAAAAGTTTCAACAATCGAACCCTATACCGAAAATAGAGCTAAATTATACCAATCATTTTACATTGCTGGTTGCGATAGTTTTGTCAGCGCGGACAACCGATGTAAGCGTTAATAAAATTACAAGAGAACTATTTAATATCGCTGATACGCCAGAAAAAATGCTGAGCTTTGGACAAAATGAGCTGAAAAAATGCATAAGCAGTATTGGTTTATATAATTCCAAAGCAAAAAACATAATCGGGCTCAGCAAAATATTGATTGAGCAGTACAATAGCAAAGTGCCTACTGATTTCGATGATTTGGTATCTTTACCAGGGGTTGGGAGAAAGAGCGCTAATGTGTTCTTAAATTCAGGACTTGGTGTTCCAACATTAGCAGTTGATACTCATGTTTTTAGAGTAAGCAATAGAGTTGGGCTTGTGAAAGGAAAAGATGTATTTAAAACAGAGCAATCTCTTTTGAATGTGGTTCCAAAAAAATACCTACTTTATGCTCATCGCTGGCTAGTTTTGCATGGTAGATATGTTTGCAAAGCGCAAAAGCCTTCGTGTGAAACGTGCATAATTCATGATTTATGTGAGTTTGAATGCAAGAGGTTAGTATCTCTTCTTTTGTAATTCAAGTAGCTGATGCTGGTTCCTTTACGACGGCAGTTCCTAGACATTGGTTCTTTTTTTCTAGATGCCAGTGTCAGCTACTTGAATGACACAGTGTGGAATATCATCCAAGTTACCCATTTGTGTCATCCGAGTAGCCTCTTTTTTGTCATCCCAGTGCCCAGACACTGGTTCACTCTATAATGGTAGTGCCTCTATAGACCTGCTGCGAATCAAGCGATAAAAAAAAGGAAAGGAGGGTGACTAAAATCAAGGTTAACTAAAAGGCGTGCTTAAGATTTACAATACCAGCAATAATATTGAACCTCAGGTTATATTTTTTCTGAAAATTGCGATAAACATTCGACATAATCTTAAATATCTTTATCTCTCGGATCTTGTTTTCTACTCTCATTCTAAATGATGCTAATCTTCTATTATGCTCTGGAGTTAATGGCTTTTTACGATACTTTTTATATGGAATTATAACATTGCTTTGCAATTTTTGCCAACCTTGATATCCAGAATCGGCATGTTTTATGCTATCAAGTGGTAAATATTTTTCTTGTTTCCTTATGCGGAAATCACTAATTCTACCACGGTATGACTTTGACACTGATAAAATTCTTCCTCCTTCTTCGATAATAATCTCAGTTTTCATAGTGTTGGTTCTTTTTTTTCCTGAATATGATTTCTTCCGTTTTTTACTATCTTCTGGTCTCTGTATTTGCTGTTCTGTAACATCAGCCAAAATCTTCAGTATTTTTTCTGGCGTCATACTTCTATCTTTTGTTATAGTCACTTTTTTGGCGAGTAATGGCTCTATTCTCTTAAGTAACCTACATACATTTGCGTTGTGTACATTGAATAGGCATCCTAAAAATCTATGTGTTATGTAAGTGCGATAGTACAAAATTACGCAAAACAACTTATCTTCCAGAGTTGGTAGTTTTGATCTTCTACCATGACACTTTTTCTGTTTTTCCCATCCAGACCTCACTTTTTCCACTACTTTTTCGAACTCCTCTATAGTTAAACCTGTTATATTACGAAAGTTTCTTGGGTATTTTTTCATATTATAGTAACTAAAGCTCATTTTTTTTCCTTACTTGATCTGCTTATTCTTCTTCTACCTCTCTCACATCATTTTTTCAATCACCTTTTTCAGCAGGTCTTTATCTAGATACAGAAAAAAAATCTTAATACTTAACACATTTTTCATAGTACACACCGTATGATTGATAAATAAAATGATTTATAGAATTTGTGGAGGTTACCAATGGTCAACGACAAGATTACTTTGAACTTTGAAATAGAAAAAGGCGAACCTATAGATCGATACTACTTTTCTGCACATATAAAGCTTACAGATGAAAGCAAAAATCTTTTGCGCGAGAAGCTTGGCAGTACAATTCAATTCGATAATCTAGATGATCACTTCAATCTTAACCATGAGAATTTTTATATCTACTACAACAAATATAGTGAGCACAATGGTAGAAGTGAGCTATACGTTAGGGATGATAATGGTAAATATTTAACCTCCAATCTTCCACTTAATTACTATGGATTCTCAATGGAACTATCACCTGACGGAGCGTCAATTGCAGATTATGGTTTTTATCCTCTGTATGCAATCTATAACCCAAATCACTATAATAAAGCAAAGGAAAAAGTATTTGATGATCACGGTGAATTGTCACCAATTGCATCAAATGTGTTAGATAATTTTTTAAGCAACACAAATAGCTTAACCACACAAGATATATTACAAAATGTATTCTCACAACTGCAGAAGAAAGCTGATGAAGAAGCAGAAAGATTGGCAAGAGAAAGAGAAGCAGAAAGACAAAGGGAGGAAGAGTTAAATGAAAAGAACGAGGAGTTAAAAGAACTTGTAGAAAAGGATGAGATTAAAATATTCAAAGTGGTAAAAGGTAATGATTTAGGTAATGGGCATTCAGCAGTAGTTTTACAACTTGATGGGGAAGAAGGTGACAAGATACCTCTCGACTCTAGTAAATACTACATAGCAGAGTATAGACACCACCCAGAATGGGAAGGCGATGAATATTTAAATTTTGTTAGCCCTGATAGTGATATGCTGGTTAATTATGAAAACTTATTTTTTGTGCTCAATCAAAGCTCCTACTCAGACTTTGAAAGTGGGTTTTATTCAGAAAACAGAACCGATCCCCATAATTATGCTAAATATTCAAAGGAACCATATTTGAGTGGTGACCAGCTATCTGAAAAATTATCTAATGAATTGGAGGAAGATAGCAATCAGATAGGTACTGAATTTACAATTGATGATGAGCAAGTAGACGAAGAAGTTGTGGTAGAGAGTGAAGCCAAGTCTGGGGAGAAAGGAACGGTTGGTGAGGATAACGCAAAAAATACTATACAGGAAGAAGAATCTAATTATATAGATCAAATGCAAGCAGATGATGGTAGTAGTTATGTTGAAGATCAACCAGCTTTGCGTGATGATATGGAAAAAACTCTACAGGAGCCATTATATA harbors:
- the hemF gene encoding oxygen-dependent coproporphyrinogen oxidase, yielding MEKQRTQAFEWFCALRDKIIESFLLIEKQSSAEPKIEKRKWDRPGGGGGESTIIFGNVFEKVGVNVSKVHGKFADSAINEIPGASESNGEFWASGISLVSHMQSPLIPAAHMNTRLIYTSKQWFGGGMDFTPIYKNEEDCKYIHESIKMTCDRFDTGYYPKFKEQCDNYFFLQHRKEPRGIGGIFYDNLSSGNWRNDFEFTKAVGEAFLEIYLHIIRKHIQKSWTKEQRENQLIKRGRYVEFNLLYDRGTRFGLMTDGNPDAIMMSMPPLVKWL
- the sucC gene encoding ADP-forming succinate--CoA ligase subunit beta: MNIHEYQAKEILHKFNVPVPKGFVTMSAEGVKTQVSQLKSDVFVVKAQIHAGGRGKAGGVKLAKSDEETQQFVKDMIGMTLVTHQTGPSGQQVRRVYIEEGSSIKKEYYLSLVIDPKLSRPIFIFSSEGGMDIEEVAKNSPAKIVKFDIDLATSFDSSKLSSSFNLSSEQIEKITNVAKNIYDAFIATDASQIEINPLVETNSGDFIALDAKINFDDNALYRHPEVMELRDYDEEVKEEIEASKYGLSYIKMDGSIGCMVNGAGLAMATMDIIKYYGAEPANFLDVGGGASKETVTEAFKIILSDSNVRGILVNIFGGIMRCDIIASGIVAAAKEMSIKVPLVVRLSGTNFEEGKKILEESGLNIIAADELGDAAQKIVKEVK
- a CDS encoding 16S rRNA (uracil(1498)-N(3))-methyltransferase; this translates as MGKIRLYFEEALSQGVSLALNPQQSHYICNVMRLKKYDSLSLFNGKDGEWLGEVVNISRKLTKVTLKECTKQQQYEENLYLYCAMVKSGALGNIVRQATEMGVTCIQFISTERTVVKNINLSRAKLQAIEAVEQSGRMSIPEILPPINFCELPDSQSKNFVLCDETGKADKVLKGKKNVAIIVGPEGGFSSYELDLADKFCQKLSLGKRILRVDTAVVAALTFTNWCS
- a CDS encoding ATP-binding protein yields the protein MSKRYIDNKKENRVDFILRNYGMSIVVMAVIMLLPPVAISILYFFDIYSQHINIEINLLVGILTTLFMIYNVKRYRHLLNTIEFQNAIFANALNHNTEFCLILHRDEGIIYADARFYERFKDHIDDDITLGKIFEIGDVSEEDKKVLYHALKNNSSVQVCISLNKKNRVSNFLLLFEPIPDNPQIAINSNKILNLLLVPIARPDGYFVLKATQINKEQIYEELIEKHSIGTYIANAKGVILSVNKRFLDIFELKKLEKGSSISDFISQSKYNNTTTDNEILFFTISGIPFKAYMSTAIFCDKYNHSYIYGFITPTESNIVDYQLHPCFANSSIAIAQCDINGNFVKKNTALIKLAGSDNNSIFTLILDSYHVKIREYFSSNRINNASFDVQLNGDNNIKIYFNKFLHNKMIFILCYFIDNTEHKNLEIKLEHYQKMQAIGQLAGGIAHDFNNILTGIIGFCDLLLLQHSAGDPSFGDIIQIQQNAKRGSNLVRQLLAFSRRQTLQPKIIDVNSTIANLYEMIKRLIGENIKFNIYYGRDLGAVRADQGQLEQVILNLAVNASAAMEKGGELTIRTFNQKIDSLNSTSQDMFSPDKETIEHGNYVVIEVIDTGCGMTSDTIEKAFDPFFSTKDITSGTGLGLSTVYGIIKQTEGYIYVASKVNHGTKFSIFLPMVYISDENLIEEDSEERERPVVSEIKGNGIILLIEDENSVREFISKALKRKGFDVIEASIGSEALEIISKKNQHIDLIITDVIMPEVSGPEIVKEALIHRPNINVIFISGYAEDAFLKSDDINIEDFHFLPKPFTLNELGNKVQSVLHKAKKTV
- the rpsU gene encoding 30S ribosomal protein S21; this translates as MIEVSVHYGDVDRALPVLKKTIQKEGRGLKMKKQYHEKKSEKRAKKKAEARKKRHQQECRRQRYGW